The Glycine soja cultivar W05 chromosome 9, ASM419377v2, whole genome shotgun sequence sequence ttatacattatttatatgAGAAAAATGAGAGTGCGAGAGAGTAAACAGcacctttttaatttttctttctcttcaaggCAAACCTCTAGCTTTTTGCAAATTGTATCCATTTCTGCCTGGTTTTGTATAGCCTGTCATAGATAAAACATATCAAGTCAGAGAGAATGTGACAGACAAATGGACTAGTAAGttgaataaagtttttttttttaaaaaaataagagtacAAACAAGTGTGATCTAGACCTGAATCTTGAGAAACTCATTTTCCTCCCTAACCAAAGACTGCCATCGTGATTTTGAACTTAACTcctaaagacaaatattaataagAATTAAATAGTTGAATAAGTCATATTCacagaaaatttaaaatgcaagcacaaaaaattacaaacaactATAAATGTAAGATAATTAAGCAAAAAGACATTCTATCTTTTTACacattgaatatctaaataATTACTAGGGCTCCTTATTCAATGACTGGCCATATGACAATGATTGACATATGGACTGAGCTTCTAGAATATCCACAATGTGATAATAGtggtaaatgaagaaaaatagatGATTTAGAGTTTCCACCCTGACCATTTCTAAAAAGTGGTAAATGAAGAACATGAAGAAACAAAATGTATAGTCTAAACTGCATTCCATGTCTACCACTACCTACTACTAGTTGAGCGCCAGTATTATTCATGTTAGatttaaaacacactaattGAGATGGGCCTGTTTTTCCATTTTCATGAGATTCAATATATGTCCACCAATATTTATACTGGAAAGCTTAATTTAGCAAGATTTGATGACAACACCAAACTGGTAAATTATGTTGATTTCAGAAACTTAGATAAAGACTCATGAAATTTATACAGTGGGTCACTGAAAAGTGACTGCTAATCTGAAAACCTGATAAATGGGCACAATGAAAATCAGATTCTAGGTTCTAGCTTACATCTATGTTGAAGTAAGCTATTGTGACATTCACTGCTTCAAACATGAATATGGATGCAGGAAATACTATATCATTCTTACCTGTTTGGAGATGAGATTACCATCATTATGTACATCTTCGATCATCAAATCAGAATTTGTTTTCTAACATTCGCAAAAGACAAAGAGGTCAAGATAGGAGTTTGTAGTGCCTTTTATTCTAGacacaagaaaaaattattacactaaaaaaagtgaaaacctGAACCCTTACCAGATCTGTTTCATGCATAAATTTCCAATCTAGTGCTTCCAACAACTACACATACaagtgaaaggaaaaaataaaaatcaacatgAGAGGGATTGACTGAAAATTTTACAAAGTACAAAAGCATCCATTCATACCTTGTTTTCCAATACCATGATTTGTTCACTCATCCGTTCTCGTTCACCTTCCATACAAAATGACTTTAACCTGTTCTGAAGATACATAAGCATTAGCAACATGACATTATGGAAAACATGTATATCACAGAAAAGTCACTGGTAATCTAGCTAGCACTAATTTGTTGGAGAACTTGGACTGGTTGGTTGACTAGTTTCTTTTGAGTTTGACAATACCATAAGGCTGTGTTCTTGCCTCAACTGATTtacatattttcatatttgtggATATAATAGGCAATGTATATATTGTTCATACTGGAAGATTGATTTTTGGTCATAGAGTAACTATGCCACTTCCCAACCTTTACTTTAATCATGAAATCAAAGTGAGTTACTTTTGCATGcacatgaatataaaaaaaaagcaacaaaaaagtattttagCTGTATCAATAAAACATGCCTTCTAATTTCTTCTTTTAGCTGCAAATTTTCCATAGCAAATCTAGTTGCTTCATTATTCCGATCCACCTGGGCCCGCAAGACCTCAATTTCCTTCAAGTgctcctctttttcttttagcaAGTGTGTCTCAGCTGAGATCTTCTCAGAAGCAACTGTTTCTAATCTTTTTATTCTAGCTTCTCGAAAACGTAGTCTCATCTTCAAACTTTGTATCTCATCTTCTCTTTGTCTCACCTAAAATCATCCCATATTTTCAATCATTTAATTCATCACAAAAACATCAAGAATTATCATTATTGATAAATCAACAAAAAAGAgtgattataaattaaaacattgaAAATACTAGAATGGAGCTCTATGACAACAGACTAAATTGATAGGTGTttctcatatataattataaattgctACTTATAGGTCAAAACTTGTTTATTCTCTCCCTCATTAATCAATCATTCAAAACTGATGACAAAACAATAAGAAATatatggcttttcaaagataccAGCTTCATGGACGCTTGAATTTCATCTCTTAGTGCCTGTAATTCCATCTCTTTGTCATTTTCCCTTCTAAAGGCCCCAACAAGGGCAATGTCATAGTCTTTTTTCTGCAAAAAGAGAAAGATGCTTATCAGTAAACAAGGTTATGGGAGACTGAATGATTTCTTGGACACAAAAAATATCAACCTGAGATATCCTTTTAACAAAGGTTAATGGACTGAATGATCCTTGCACACCCTCCCACTTGAAGGATCCAGGAGAACCTGGGAAGCTGACAACTGAAATGTCATTATCCTGAATTTCTCCTCCACCAACTAGACCACGCAAACGGGATACTTCTTTCTGAAACCCCAAAAAAAAGTTACAGTACAAACCAGCCAATTTAGTAA is a genomic window containing:
- the LOC114425554 gene encoding kinesin-like protein KIN-12G, with product MRLRFREARIKRLETVASEKISAETHLLKEKEEHLKEIEVLRAQVDRNNEATRFAMENLQLKEEIRRLKSFCMEGERERMSEQIMVLENKLLEALDWKFMHETDLKTNSDLMIEDVHNDGNLISKQVRMI